Part of the Clostridiales bacterium genome is shown below.
GAATCATGGACCATTTGCCTTATAATCTCAGGATTATCAAACATCGGGCATGGCCTTAAATGATTAGTATTAAAAGGCTGATGCTTTTTATACTCCAAGAACAAAGGCGACTTCAAGGCGTCAAGCAAGCTTACGTCTTTTATGTTCACATTTGAATAATGTATAAACGCGCAGGGCTCCACATCTCCGTTTGCATTTATATGAAGATAATTTTTTCCTCCTGCGATACAACCTTTTACATATTCACCGTCATTCCAGAAATCCATTGCAAATATCGGTCTGGTCTCTCTGATTTCCCTTACACGATGGTACATAAACTCACGCTGTTCCGGAGTTGCAATAAGATCCGTCACAGCATCCTTGCCTATTGGAATATAAGTAAAGTACCAACCGAATTTGCATCCCTTTTTGACCATTAAATCGATATATTCATAAGAACCCACGACTTCTGTATTCTTACTGTGATAACAAGTCGAAAATCCGAAGATTATGCCGTGTTTCTGCAGAATATCCATTGCTTTCATGACTTTTTGGTATGTTCCTTTTCCACGCCTCATATCGGTTTCCTTTTCGAAACCTTCCACGCTTATGGCAAAACCCATGTTTCCAACCTTTTCAACTTCCTCTGCGAATTCCTCGTCTATCAAAGTTGCATTAGTGAAAGATAAGAACATGCAGTCGTTATGAATCCTTGCAAGCTCTAAAAGATCCTTCTTGCGCATGAGAGGCTCTCCGCCTGAATATATATACATATATATTCCAAGCTCTTTTCCCTGTCTTATGATACGGTCCAGAGTCTCGAAATCCATTGAAGAAGTTTTGCTGTATTCGGCAGCCCAGCATCCTGTACATTTAAGGTTGCAGGAGGATGTAGGGTCCATTAATATGGCCCATGGTATATTTATATTATATTTTGCCTTATTTTTATCAATTATCGGGTTCCCAACCATACCCGCATTGACCATGAAGTTTATAAGAAATTTTTTCTGCGTATTTTTATTTAATTCTTTAAAATACCTCTGAATTAATTTATTCCAGTTATTGTTCGGATCATTTACGATATTTCGAAACATTTCAATATCTTTTTTGTGTTGTTCCTTTGTGACAATCTTCTTTGCCCAATTGAGTAATTTAGGAAAATTTGCCATTGGATCCTTATCCAGATAACCGCAAGCTTCATTTACTAATGTTGAACTTATCAACTGTTTAACTGATTTCATTAATAATTCCCCTCCCCATGAATTTTATAATATTATATTTGCGGATAGGTTTATATATTACTTATTATGATTATAAACCTATGAGATTCAAATTTCAGGAATATGCATCCTGCCTCAAACAATATCCACTATATTATTCAAAGCATCACAATTTATCACTGGCGAATCGCCAACTGCCAATCAAATCTAATAAATATTTTTATCTGGCTGCCATTCCATTTTTCATAAGTTCAATCAGAGTCCTAATACCCTTTTCGGTTGATTTCATATCTTTGTCTAAAATATCTTTTCCTTTTTTTCTCTCATTATTCATGATATATTGCTTAAACCTGAATGAAGCAGCTGTCAAAAATATACAGAGCGTCTCATCGTCTATATCATTTCTTATATAACCTTTCTCTTTGCCTTCATGAATCAGCCTGATAACATATCCATCAGTAATGTTCATTATAGATTGAACGGATTCACCCGTAAGGTTTGCATATTTTCCCACATATATATCTTCGAAAAAAATGATAATTTCCCTTTCATCTTTTAACCAGAACAATATATCATTTATATTATTATAAAAATAATCAAATATATTGACATCGCTGTCCCTGGCAAGAAAATTCTCATATTTTTTCACTATCAATTCCGCAGCCCATTGTACGGAATATAGAAAGAGTTCTTTTTTATTGTCAAAATACTGATACATGCTGCCCTTTGCAACACCTGCCGTTTTTGCGATGCTTTCCATGTTTCCCTTTTCAAATCCGTTCTTTACGAATTCGCTTATTGCAGACCTTACAACTTTTTCCTGCTTTCGCACATCGAGATTAAAAAAAGTAACTTTCGGCACACCCCCACCTCTCAATCCTTCTGTCAGAATGTGACTGTGCAGTCATATGACTTTATAGTCATTATAACATTAAAAATACTAAATATCAACAAAAAGCAAAATAAAACTTGAATCTGGCGAATGAGTGTTCAAAATAACATAATCTTAAATTAAGAATCGAAGAAAATAAAAATATCCCTCATATATAATTTAAATGAGGGATATTTTTATCAATCGGTTCAATATATAATGCCTTTTCGTATCAGTTCTATTTGTTTTGCAAATATGTATTTTATCAATACCTGCCTTATATTCGGTTTTAAATCCTGAAATTCGATACCTATCTCATAAACTTTATTATTTTTAAGGGACGGACGGCACCTTATCACTCTGCCCTTCAACTTTTTATCATTCAAGTTGGGAATTTCTATCTGAATTTCCAGACCCGTACCTTTATCGAACCTGCTGTCGCATCCTATCTTCAGCCCACCGCCGCTTATGTCTATCGTATATGTCTCCTTCTTGATGTCCGTACCATCCACACTATAGCTTATCTTTAAAGGTACCGTTATGCCAAGCCTGAAGTAATCTCTTCGCTGCAGCTTTTTTATTTTTGAGACGGCATATATTTTTATGGAAATGCTGTTTTTATACTTAATCCTGTCTATCACTTTGCCATCAAAATAATACGCCTCTTCATTTCTAAAATATATAATCTTTACAACCTGATCCAGAGACAAATAAGTAAACTTTCCTGGCGCTACGGGCCTTGTAATTATGATTGTATTTTCATCGAGCACATCTTCCACTTTGCTTAAATACCGTTCTGAACTGCCGTCGGCGTCCAACCAAACTTCAATTTTTTCTCCCCTGCTTATTTCTCTTTTCTGCTTCAATTTTTCTTACTCCTTATTGACTTCTTTTAACCCGTAATATCAACTTCGGTTTAGAATATATATTACAGGTTTTTGCAAAACCTGTTTTGCCGTATTCTTTAAATCTTCAATATGGACATCCTCCATTATCGACAGATCCTTTTCATATTCTTTGGGATTGTTATAATTCAATTGACCCTCGAGCAGGTAATCTATCATCTGCTCGGATGATTCCATGGCGATCTCAATTTCAGTGATAAACATGTCCTTTATCATCCTGAGATTTCCTTCGTTCAAATATATGTTCCCGGCTGAAAATCTATCTACGATGCTGTCTATAATATTTAAGGAGTTTTTTAAATTTTCACAGGATACAGCCGCATATATGTAAAGCATCCGTATCTCAGGGATAAAATCTATATCGCTGTATACATTATAAGCATACCCTTTTAAATCCCTGAGCTCTCTGAAAAGGACCGAGTTAGGGCCTGAACCAAATTTTTTATTTAAAAGTGCAAGAGCGATCCTCTCTTTTTTATCCAAACTGTTTATATCGAATCCATATACAATATGGGACTGCGTTATACCTTTCTTATGTCTCAAAACTTTTCGATTGCTAAAATCGCGTGGAATGCTCACAATCTGTTTTGTTTTTTCTCCATGCCACCCCCCAAAGTATTTATAGACCATTGCCGCCATTTGTTCATGGGGAAATGAGCTTGCCGTGCATATGCATACATTGCCCGGGACATAGTTCTCTTTGTAAAACTTTTTCGCAGCATCCCTCTTTAGATGCATTAATGTTTTTCTTGTGCCTGTTATGTTGTATTTATACCAGTTTTCCTTAAACACCGTTTTGTATAATCCCGAATATGCAGCATTCTCGCAGTCATCCTTCTCCATTTTTATCTCTTCGGATATAACTTTTTTTTCAAGATTGAATTCCCTTCGGGGAAATGCCGAATTCATAAGCATATCCGAAATTATCTCGATGATCTGCTCGGCGCGGTTTTTCATTACACTGGCATTAAGTACCGTCTGGTGGTATGTCGTGTATATGTCGATATCCCCGGTGAGTTTTTCAATATCAGAATTCAATGCTGCCATGTCTCTCTTTGAAGTACCTTTAAAGAGCATATGTTCAACCAGATGTGAAATGCCGTTGTTATTTTCGTCTTCCAGCAAAGAGCCTGCCTTTATGCCTACTCCTATGGAGAAAATATCGCTTTCCCTGCAAACCGTTATCAACGTTAAACCATTGCCAAACACAGTTTTACTTATGTCCATGTCTTTCATTTATATATACCTCAATTTTAAGCTATCCAATGGAATGGCTCTCTTTTCTATTGCAGAGAACAATTCCATTGCCGCCCTTTCCAGCCGTTAATTTCCTGCAACAGATACGTTAAAAAGCTGTATGGTTTTAGGCCCATAAAAATTGTTCTGCTGTGATGTCTCCTTTGATAAAAACATATTTTTTTGAACATCCTGAATGCTTCCTGAAATGGAACCCCCGGTCACAGGTATCTTTTTATTCCCGTCAAAATACCATCCAAACCTTATCTCTCCGGCAAAATATCCCGTGAACTCATCCATCTGAAAGTCCGAAAATGCCAAAAGCTCAAGATACGGTTCCTTTTTCATATCATCTATGGATTTACTTCCGCCCTTTACTACAATATTTTTTATGGAACCTGTGGGTTCAATATTTAAATAATAAGAATGCATCGCATCCCCCCAGTATCTTTTAAGTATTCCATTCTCTATTATAAGAACCGGTTTAAGCTCTATGCCGTCATTATCATAAGGCCTTGAATCCGATGAATTCTTCAAACACGGATCGAGCACCATATTAACATAATCTCCCTGTACATTCTCCCCCTGTACTGTTTCGCCCACTTTGAACTGCGATATATTATCATATACCCCTCTGGCGCCTGATTGTGCGAAATAATATTTAAAAAATGTCGGGACTGACTCTCTTGTCAAAAGCACCGTAGATTTCCTAAGAGAGGGAGTTGGTTTTGCCACGGCCTTATTTTTAGCAAGATCCAGCAGTTCCCTGACATTTTCGCTTAAAATATCCTTGGCATCCCCGGCAAAGTTGACATACTTAAACAGCTCAACTTCTTCTTTTAAGCCCTTCCAGTCAACGAC
Proteins encoded:
- a CDS encoding radical SAM protein; the encoded protein is MKSVKQLISSTLVNEACGYLDKDPMANFPKLLNWAKKIVTKEQHKKDIEMFRNIVNDPNNNWNKLIQRYFKELNKNTQKKFLINFMVNAGMVGNPIIDKNKAKYNINIPWAILMDPTSSCNLKCTGCWAAEYSKTSSMDFETLDRIIRQGKELGIYMYIYSGGEPLMRKKDLLELARIHNDCMFLSFTNATLIDEEFAEEVEKVGNMGFAISVEGFEKETDMRRGKGTYQKVMKAMDILQKHGIIFGFSTCYHSKNTEVVGSYEYIDLMVKKGCKFGWYFTYIPIGKDAVTDLIATPEQREFMYHRVREIRETRPIFAMDFWNDGEYVKGCIAGGKNYLHINANGDVEPCAFIHYSNVNIKDVSLLDALKSPLFLEYKKHQPFNTNHLRPCPMFDNPEIIRQMVHDSGAHSTQLVDEESVDDLVEKTMPAAKRWKPTADKLWEKTLKEKEEKEKKDKEEQPA
- a CDS encoding PilZ domain-containing protein, translating into MKQKREISRGEKIEVWLDADGSSERYLSKVEDVLDENTIIITRPVAPGKFTYLSLDQVVKIIYFRNEEAYYFDGKVIDRIKYKNSISIKIYAVSKIKKLQRRDYFRLGITVPLKISYSVDGTDIKKETYTIDISGGGLKIGCDSRFDKGTGLEIQIEIPNLNDKKLKGRVIRCRPSLKNNKVYEIGIEFQDLKPNIRQVLIKYIFAKQIELIRKGIIY
- a CDS encoding TetR/AcrR family transcriptional regulator, with the protein product MPKVTFFNLDVRKQEKVVRSAISEFVKNGFEKGNMESIAKTAGVAKGSMYQYFDNKKELFLYSVQWAAELIVKKYENFLARDSDVNIFDYFYNNINDILFWLKDEREIIIFFEDIYVGKYANLTGESVQSIMNITDGYVIRLIHEGKEKGYIRNDIDDETLCIFLTAASFRFKQYIMNNERKKGKDILDKDMKSTEKGIRTLIELMKNGMAAR
- a CDS encoding metallopeptidase TldD-related protein, producing MIEKIESVLANFKDITGWKIVENHIKSRELFFVKKELDMSRAKEVQKYKVTVYKDFTEDGIKYKGSSEVAVHPTMDEAEIESVIKGAAFSAGYVKSKYYPLVKGRPSAGKTKDVNLPELKQIDEMSGAVYKNDVNSDGWINSCELFLNNDYTRIVNSEGVDVSYTGSDGLLELVVDWKGLKEEVELFKYVNFAGDAKDILSENVRELLDLAKNKAVAKPTPSLRKSTVLLTRESVPTFFKYYFAQSGARGVYDNISQFKVGETVQGENVQGDYVNMVLDPCLKNSSDSRPYDNDGIELKPVLIIENGILKRYWGDAMHSYYLNIEPTGSIKNIVVKGGSKSIDDMKKEPYLELLAFSDFQMDEFTGYFAGEIRFGWYFDGNKKIPVTGGSISGSIQDVQKNMFLSKETSQQNNFYGPKTIQLFNVSVAGN
- a CDS encoding pitrilysin family protein translates to MKDMDISKTVFGNGLTLITVCRESDIFSIGVGIKAGSLLEDENNNGISHLVEHMLFKGTSKRDMAALNSDIEKLTGDIDIYTTYHQTVLNASVMKNRAEQIIEIISDMLMNSAFPRREFNLEKKVISEEIKMEKDDCENAAYSGLYKTVFKENWYKYNITGTRKTLMHLKRDAAKKFYKENYVPGNVCICTASSFPHEQMAAMVYKYFGGWHGEKTKQIVSIPRDFSNRKVLRHKKGITQSHIVYGFDINSLDKKERIALALLNKKFGSGPNSVLFRELRDLKGYAYNVYSDIDFIPEIRMLYIYAAVSCENLKNSLNIIDSIVDRFSAGNIYLNEGNLRMIKDMFITEIEIAMESSEQMIDYLLEGQLNYNNPKEYEKDLSIMEDVHIEDLKNTAKQVLQKPVIYILNRS